One genomic segment of Protaetiibacter intestinalis includes these proteins:
- a CDS encoding DUF4870 domain-containing protein yields MTDPAQPAPQPQPAAPLTEAEDKQWASFAHLGGILGPLPALIIWLVFKERGPKTSVEGKEALNWQITFVIGWVVLIILSTIISAALAFSGAWAIAGLFSWLPFLLWVVNIVFSILGFVKVNGGGSYRYPFALRLIK; encoded by the coding sequence ATGACCGATCCCGCTCAGCCCGCTCCGCAGCCTCAGCCTGCGGCGCCGCTCACCGAGGCGGAGGACAAGCAGTGGGCGTCGTTCGCCCACCTCGGCGGCATCCTCGGCCCACTGCCCGCCCTCATCATCTGGCTCGTCTTCAAGGAGCGCGGCCCGAAGACCAGCGTCGAGGGCAAGGAGGCTCTGAACTGGCAGATCACCTTCGTGATCGGCTGGGTCGTGCTGATCATCCTGTCGACGATCATCTCCGCGGCGCTCGCCTTCTCGGGCGCCTGGGCGATCGCGGGCCTCTTCAGCTGGCTCCCGTTCCTGCTCTGGGTCGTCAACATCGTCTTCTCGATCCTCGGCTTCGTGAAGGTCAACGGCGGCGGCAGCTACCGCTACCCCTTCGCACTGCGACTCATCAAGTAG
- a CDS encoding DUF4870 domain-containing protein, whose amino-acid sequence MTATPPPPADAYQQAPQPMSPADERLWSTLTHVGALVLSGSGVGWLLALIAYLVLRDRGPFVRSHTATELNFQLTLLIAYAAGVLTLIAGIGFVIVIAAAVLAIVLGIIAAVKANKGEYYLYPVAIRFVS is encoded by the coding sequence ATGACCGCGACACCTCCCCCTCCCGCAGACGCGTACCAGCAGGCTCCCCAGCCGATGAGCCCCGCCGACGAGAGGCTCTGGTCGACGCTCACCCACGTGGGCGCGCTCGTGCTGAGCGGCAGCGGCGTCGGGTGGCTCCTCGCGCTCATCGCCTACCTCGTGCTCCGCGACCGCGGCCCCTTCGTGCGCTCGCACACCGCCACCGAGCTGAACTTCCAGCTGACGCTGCTCATCGCCTACGCCGCGGGCGTGCTCACGCTCATCGCCGGCATCGGCTTCGTGATCGTCATCGCGGCGGCCGTGCTCGCGATCGTGCTCGGCATCATCGCGGCGGTCAAGGCCAACAAGGGCGAGTACTACCTCTACCCGGTGGCGATCCGCTTCGTCAGCTGA